CGGTGCCGGTTCCACCCCCCATACCTGCTGTAATGAATACCATTTTGGTATTGTCCGAAAGCAGATCGCGAATTTCTTCACGGCTTTCAATCGCTGCATTTCTGCCTTTTTCAGGATTTGCACCAGCACCCAAACCTTCGGTAAGGTGGGCACCCAACTGCAACTTCAACGGGACTGGACTGCTCTGTAGAGCTTGGGCATCTGTGTTGACTACCACAAACTCCACATCCTTGATTCCCATATTGTACATATGGTTCACTGCATTGGAACCACCTCCTCCCACACCTATCACCTTGATGATGGATTTGTGGTTTTTCGGAAGATCAAATTTGTAATCTTTCATATTATCTGACATTTTTTATTAATTGGTGAACTATTTATTTCTTTTAGTACGGTTTTTGTAGAAAGGGAATTAGAAGACAGAATCTTCTAATTCCCTGGTATGATAAGCCCTAGTAATTACTATCTTCATTAATATCATTGGTGATGATATCTTTCAGTTTATTTCGGATACTGGAGAATATATTCGGGCCAAACTCAGCTCTGAGGGGTTTGGCCTGAATTTTTGGTTGAGAATTGTTTTCTGTCCTGATCCTGTAGTTGTTTTCTCTTTCATCCAAGGACCTAAATCCTGCCAAAACCAATCCTACCGAAGTGGCATACATGGGACTTTTTACCTCCTCTATTTTACATTTTCCCAGGTGCTCATTTGGATAGCCAATTCTGGTATCCAATCCGGTCATATATTCAAACAACTGGGCTACTCCCTGAAGCTGCGAACCGCCACCTGTCAGGACTATACCTCCTGTTAGTTTTTTATAATGCCCACTGGCTACCAATTCGTTTTGGACATATTCTACAATCTCTTCCATCCTGGCCTGAATGATAGCTGCCAGGTTTTTGATGGATATTTCTTTTGGCTGACGGTTACGTAATCCCGGAATGGAAACGATCTCGTTAGGATTTGCCTCTTCGGTAATTGCTTTGCCAAACTTGGTTTTCAAGAGTTCTGCCTGATGATGCAGGACCATGCAGCCTTCCTTGATATCGGAGGTAATGATATTTCCTCCCAAAGGAATCACAGCAGTGTGCCTGATGATATTGTCATAAAAAATCGCTATGTCAGTAGTGCCTCCACCAATATCAACCAAACAAACACCCGCTTCCTTGTCTTGCTCGCTGAGGACGGAAAGTGAACTGGCAAGTGGTTCCAAAATCAAATCCTGCGAAACCAAGTTGGCACGCTTTACGCATCGGTTAATGTTGTTGATCGCTGTGGTCTGGGCTGTGATAATATGGAAATCCGCTTCAAGTCTGGAGCCTGACATGCCCACAGGGTCTTTGATACCATCTTCGTAATCAACGGTGTAATCCTGAGGCATTACATGGATAATGGTATTTCCCGGAGGAACGACAATGTTCTCCATATCATTAGAAAGTCTTCTGACATCTTCGACGGTTATTTCATCTTGATTGGGATGTCTGATAATCACACCATGATGCACAGTGCTTCGGATATGTTGGCCCGCAATACCTACAATCACCTCCACTATATCCACATCTGCCATTTCAGAAGCTTCATGAACGGCTTTTTGGATGGCATTTACGGTTTTATCGATATTGGTGACAATACCTCGGATGACACCATCCGAAACAGCTTTTCCCATGCCTAGAACCTCTAGTTTCCCAAATTCATTTTTCCGCCCGATGATAGCGCAGATCTTGGTGGTTCCGATGTCTAGTCCGACAATCAATTTGTTATTTTCCATAGCGATTTCAATTATTCACAAACAATTTGGCCCTTATATTTTACATTGACTCTGGTGTAAGTATTCCAGCCTTTGGCAGGCAGAATTTCTTCATAGAACAGGTTTATTTTTTTAAATTTCTCTTCAATGTCCTTAGCTTCCCCAAACTCAATCACCTGCTTACCGACTTGCTGGTACATCCTGATGTCCGTTTTTTTAGGTATATCCAACCCTACTATCTGTGCTTTCCAAAATTCGTCCGCATAGATATAATCAATGAGAGACATCAGGTCTTGATGTGTTGAAGAAATGTCCTCAAGCTTAAGTAAACTTTCAGCATAAGCTCCTTCCAAAGTCATCACCCTGGTAGTGTATTGCGGAGAAGTCGGTAAAATCTTTCCCTCTGTAGAAATATATCCATCTGCGGCATTGGGTCTGACAATCCTGGCCATGGGGATGTATTGGGTAATTTCTATCATCAAATGTCCCTTCAGGTCCGCAAAGACTTCCGCATTTTTTACAAATGGATGTAACTCCACCTTTTTTTCAATTTTATTCAGATCCACCTCCTTCATGGAAATACCCGGAAGGAGCAAAGGAAACTCAGTTTTAATTGCGTCTAGGATGTCTTTTTCATTGACAAAATAAACATCAGCAATTCCCTTCACATTGACTTCAATGCTGTTTAGGGTCCTTTCTGAATCCTTTCTCTCAACAAAACCTATAAATACTACCAGTACAAATACCAGTGAAGAGAAAACCAATGATTTTTTATATCTAATTTTCATGACGTTTCATCCAGTTTGCAATAGGTGTGACCAACCTGTCGATATCTCCCGCTCCTATGGTCACCAAAACCTGAGGGGTATTCAATTCAAGGTAATCCAATAATCCTTCCTTGGTCTGAAGGGATTTCTTCATAGAAGTAATTCCTTCCAGCAACATCGAAGCCGTTACTCCCTCTATCGGGAGTTCCCTTGCCGGATAAATGTCCAGCAATACTACCTCATCCGCTATTGATAGGCTTTCAGAAAAGCCTTCAGCGAAATCTCTTGTTCTTGTATACAAGTGTGGCTGAAAAACAGCCGTGAGTTTTTTGTCCGGATACATGGCTTTTACTGAAGTCAGAAATGCCTTTATTTCTTCAGGATGATGGGCATAATCATCAATGAAAATCCTGTCTTCGTACTGCACCCATATCTCAAATCTTCTTTTTACACCTTTGTAAGTGCTGACTCCTTTTCTAATCTCCGATTCGTCCAGGCCATAATCCAAAGCAATGGAAATGGCAGGAAGGATATTTTCCACATTATGAAAACCATGCATCTTCAGCTCCAACCCTTTTATGCTTCTTTCATTACTGGTATAATCAAAGATGAAGGCAGCAGGCTTTGCCTGAATATGTCTTGCTTGAATTTCCCCGCTGTTAAGTCCGTAATTCCTGACTTTTACAGAAGAATTCTTGAGTTGGCCTAATTTTGAAAATGCTTTCGACTGTACATAAAGCTGACCTTCATCAGCTATCAAATCAACAAATTGCCTGAATCCTTCCAACATTTGGGTATCATCTCCATATATATCCAAATGATCTGGATCGGCACTTGTCACCACAGCCACATTGGGATGCAGGTGCAAGAAGGACCTGTCGAATTCATCAGCCTCCACCACAACAGTAGCAGCATCATTTTCTTCATCATGAAGAATTAAATTGCTGTTATAATTCTGTGTTAAACCTCCCAAAAAAGCCGCTATATTTTTACCTCCTGATTTGAGCAAATGGGCTATCATGGAAGATGTGGTTGTTTTACCGTGAGTTCCTGCTACCGCTATGGTAGGCATGTTGGCCGTAATCATTCCGAGAACAGCTGCCCTTTTCTTTAGAGAATAGCCATTTTCCATAAAGAAATTGAGCTGTACGGAGTCTTTAGGCATTGCCGGAGTCCAAATAATCAAGGCTTTTTCTTTATCAACTTTCACCCGATCAGGAATCATTTCCAACCGATCTTCAAAGCTGATTTCCATCCCTTCCTGCTCTAATGCAGCAGTCAAGGGAGAGGGGGTTTTATCATAGCCCGACACTTTGACACCGATGTGGTTAAACCATCGTGCCAAGGCACTCATGCCTATGCCTCCTATACCCAGGAAATGGACGCTATGTAGTTTCTTGAAATTCATGCAAGAATTCTTTCCAACACTTCAACAATTTCTTCGGCTGCCCTCGGCTTTGCCAGTTTATGCATATTTATCCCAAGACTTTTGACTTTTACAGAATCATCCAAAATCATGTCAACCACTGATTTTAATTTCCCGACTGCCTCTGCATCTTTGAGCATGATAGCTGCATCCTTGGATACATAAGCCATGGCATTTTTGGTCTGATGGTCTTCGGCAACATTAGGGGAAGGAATAAAAACCACTGGTTTTCCGACCAAACTCAATTCAGAAACAGATAAAGCTCCTGCCCGGGAAACAACCATGTCTGCAGCGGCATAAGCCAAATCCATTTCCCGGATAAACTCTTTTACATGAATATGCTTCAACCCTGACATCTTTACTTTTTCCAAGCATTCCTGAAAATAGAATTTACCACTCTGCCATAGCAATTGATATCCATCCTTTTCAAAAGCTTCCATATCGGCAAGAACCGCATGATTGATAGTTCGTGCCCCCAAGCTTCCTCCCAAAATCAATAGGACTTTTCTATCCTTTACCAATCCAAAGTGCTGAAATGCTTTTTCTCTTTTACCTTCAAGGTTAAGGATATCTTTCCTGACCGGATTGCCTGTATATTGAATACTTTCCTTGGAAAAAAACTTCTCCATTCCCGGATAAGCCACACAAATTTTCTTGGCCCTTTTAGCCAATAATTTATTGGTTAGACCAGCATAAGAATTTTGCTCTTGAATCATGGTAGGAATCCCTTTTCCCTGAGCAGCATATAACAATGGACCACTGGCATATCCCCCTACCCCAACTACCGCATTGGGAGTAAATTCTTTAAGCAATTTTTTCGACTTGTTCAGACTTGCTATTAATTTGAAGGGGAAACTTAGATTTGATAAACTCAGACTTCTCTGTAATCCTGCTACTCTTAATCCGACTATTTTATATCCCGCTTCTGGTACTTTCTGCATTTCCATTTTTCCCTCGGCACCTACGAAAAGAATCTCAGAATCAGGATGCTTTTCCCTCCAGGCATTGGCAATGGCAATGGCCGGGTAGATGTGACCTCCTGTTCCTCCGCCGCTGATCATGATTCGATATGGTGTCTCTGTATTTTTCAATTCTTTATGCAGTCTGAAATCCTTTTCTTATTCTGTTTCCTTCGGTAGCATTTTCCATCAAATCCTGATGATCTCCTCTGCTGACACTGAGAATAATACCCAACGATAATCCTGTAAATACCAATGATGTCCCACCCATACTGAGCAGCGGCAAAGGCAATCCTGTGATAGGTCCTAAACCTACCGCTACTGCCATATTGACCATTGCCTGCAATACCAAGGCAAAACTCAATCCTGCCGATAGCAATCCGCCGAATGGTTTGGTTGATGACGCAACTATCCGCATACCACGGAATAGCAGGGCCATATACAGAAACAATACCGTTGCTCCGCCTACCAATCCGTACTCTTCAATGATAATGGCATAAATAAAATCGGAATATGGATGGGGCAAGGTGTTTCTTTGTTCGGATTTCCCAGGTCCTTTGCCTGTTATTCCTCCTGTGGAAATAGCGATAAATGACTGTTCCGCCTGAAAAGGAAGTTCATCACCGGATACAAAATTTTCAATCCTGGAAAAGAATGTACTTCCTCTCTGTCCTATCAAAATTGATGTAGTCAGAAATAAACTTCCAACCAAGACCACCATCATGATATATTTGACAGGTACTCTTCCAATCAATAAAAGCAGAAGACAGGTCGTCAACAAAAGAACTGCAGTGGACATATTGGCCAAGCCAATTAGCCCGCAGACCAACCCAATCACTACCATCATAGGCAAAAAGGCATTTCTAAAATCTGAAATATTTTTTTGGTTTCTTGCCAACAAACTCGCTAGGGTTGCAATCAGAGCCAATTTGGCAATATCGGAAGGTTGGAAGGCCTTATTGATAACCGGAATCGTAAGCCATCTATTTGCTTCATTCACAGTAGACCCAAAAACATAAGTAAAAAACAGTAGGGGTATAGATATCACCAACAAAAACTTACCGATAAGTCCAAAAGTCCGGTATGGGATTTTATGAGCCACCCACATGACCAACAAACCTGTCAAGACCATTATTGAATGGTCAATTAGATATTTCTCAGTATTGCCTCCTGTATATTTGAATGCCAAGGAGCCGGTAGCAGAATATACCACAACTATACTGATCACTGAAAGGATAATCACAATACCCCAAATAATAGGGTCTCCTTTCAGATTTCTGTCAAACCATAATTTTACATCCTGCATCATATCACAGAGCTTTTAAGTTCCTGAACAGCTGATTTGAACTGATTTCCTCTGTCTTCATAATTTTTGAAAAGGTCAAAACTGGCACATGCCGGGGAGAGCAAAATAACATCTCCCTCCTCTCCATATTCCAGTCCCCAGGCTACTGCCTGTCCGATACTTTTGGTTTCCTTTATGTTTGGAATTATCCCCCAAAAGGCTTTTTTCAATTTCTCATTGTTCTCTCCCAAACAGATGAGCATTTTTACTTTACCCTTGATAATTGGATAAAGACTACTGTAATCATTCCCTTTATCAACTCCGCCTGCTATCCATATCAAAGGCTCAGAGTAACTGCCCAATGCATAAGAAGTGGCATCCACATTGGTTCCTTTACTGTCATTGACAAAAGAGATTCCCAAAACCGTGGCCACATGTTCCATTCTATGCGCAGCATTCTTGAAATCCTTCAGTCCAGAGTGAATAGCCTCTTCATCAACACCGGCAAGTATCGCTGCCAATGATGCATTCATGGCATTCAATAAATTATGGGTCCCTCTCAGGATGATGTCATCAGGATTGATTCTCACTTTCTTGCCCAAAGCCAAAAGCTGAATTTCTTTACCGTTGAAAAATCCACCTCTTTCAAAAGCCTTTTCAAGGGAAACCTGATATGTCGTAGCCTGCAGATTGATATTCCCCAAACCGACTTGGATATTCAGGTCATCACCATAGAAAATGGCAGCATCTCTTTCATTCATATTCTTGAAAAGAGATACTTTGGATGAGATGTAATTGTCCAATTGGTAGTCATATCTATCCAGATGATCGGGCGTAATATTGGTCAGAACCGCAATTCTTGGTTTGAATTCAATAAATCCATCTATCTGAAAACTGCTCACTTCCAATACCCACCAAGCATGGTCTTTTTTGACCAGCTGTCCAGCCCAACTTTCACCCACGTTTCCGGCCAACCCGACATCCAATCCTGCTTTTTTTAGTAAATGAAAAGTCAAAAGCGTAGTGGTGGTTTTTCCGTTGGTACCAGTTATGGCAATTACCTTACCTTTGGAAAATCTGAAAGCAAATTCCAATTCATCAATAACAGGTATGCCCTTTGCCCTTGCCTTCCGGACTATTGGTGCAGTTTCAGGAATCCCAGGGCTTTTTATGATTTCATCAGCTGCAAGAATCAGTTTTTCAGAATGTTTGCCTTCCTCAAATTCAATTCCTGTATCTGTTAATACCTTTTTCCGAGCTTCACTGATTGAACCCAAATCTGAAACCCAAACCGCATAGCCTTTCTGATAGGCCAGCAATGCTGCCCCAACTCCGCTTTCTCCCGCTCCCAATATGGCTATCATGTGTTTCATTTATCTCAGTTTCAAAGTTGCCAAAGTGATGATGGCCAAAAGGATCCCTACAATCCAAAATCTTGTCACAATTTTGGCTTCATGGATATTTTTCTTCTGGTAATGATGATGCAAA
This window of the Aquiflexum balticum DSM 16537 genome carries:
- the ftsA gene encoding cell division protein FtsA, translating into MENNKLIVGLDIGTTKICAIIGRKNEFGKLEVLGMGKAVSDGVIRGIVTNIDKTVNAIQKAVHEASEMADVDIVEVIVGIAGQHIRSTVHHGVIIRHPNQDEITVEDVRRLSNDMENIVVPPGNTIIHVMPQDYTVDYEDGIKDPVGMSGSRLEADFHIITAQTTAINNINRCVKRANLVSQDLILEPLASSLSVLSEQDKEAGVCLVDIGGGTTDIAIFYDNIIRHTAVIPLGGNIITSDIKEGCMVLHHQAELLKTKFGKAITEEANPNEIVSIPGLRNRQPKEISIKNLAAIIQARMEEIVEYVQNELVASGHYKKLTGGIVLTGGGSQLQGVAQLFEYMTGLDTRIGYPNEHLGKCKIEEVKSPMYATSVGLVLAGFRSLDERENNYRIRTENNSQPKIQAKPLRAEFGPNIFSSIRNKLKDIITNDINEDSNY
- a CDS encoding cell division protein FtsQ/DivIB, yielding MKIRYKKSLVFSSLVFVLVVFIGFVERKDSERTLNSIEVNVKGIADVYFVNEKDILDAIKTEFPLLLPGISMKEVDLNKIEKKVELHPFVKNAEVFADLKGHLMIEITQYIPMARIVRPNAADGYISTEGKILPTSPQYTTRVMTLEGAYAESLLKLEDISSTHQDLMSLIDYIYADEFWKAQIVGLDIPKKTDIRMYQQVGKQVIEFGEAKDIEEKFKKINLFYEEILPAKGWNTYTRVNVKYKGQIVCE
- the murC gene encoding UDP-N-acetylmuramate--L-alanine ligase, which gives rise to MNFKKLHSVHFLGIGGIGMSALARWFNHIGVKVSGYDKTPSPLTAALEQEGMEISFEDRLEMIPDRVKVDKEKALIIWTPAMPKDSVQLNFFMENGYSLKKRAAVLGMITANMPTIAVAGTHGKTTTSSMIAHLLKSGGKNIAAFLGGLTQNYNSNLILHDEENDAATVVVEADEFDRSFLHLHPNVAVVTSADPDHLDIYGDDTQMLEGFRQFVDLIADEGQLYVQSKAFSKLGQLKNSSVKVRNYGLNSGEIQARHIQAKPAAFIFDYTSNERSIKGLELKMHGFHNVENILPAISIALDYGLDESEIRKGVSTYKGVKRRFEIWVQYEDRIFIDDYAHHPEEIKAFLTSVKAMYPDKKLTAVFQPHLYTRTRDFAEGFSESLSIADEVVLLDIYPARELPIEGVTASMLLEGITSMKKSLQTKEGLLDYLELNTPQVLVTIGAGDIDRLVTPIANWMKRHEN
- the murG gene encoding undecaprenyldiphospho-muramoylpentapeptide beta-N-acetylglucosaminyltransferase; the protein is MKNTETPYRIMISGGGTGGHIYPAIAIANAWREKHPDSEILFVGAEGKMEMQKVPEAGYKIVGLRVAGLQRSLSLSNLSFPFKLIASLNKSKKLLKEFTPNAVVGVGGYASGPLLYAAQGKGIPTMIQEQNSYAGLTNKLLAKRAKKICVAYPGMEKFFSKESIQYTGNPVRKDILNLEGKREKAFQHFGLVKDRKVLLILGGSLGARTINHAVLADMEAFEKDGYQLLWQSGKFYFQECLEKVKMSGLKHIHVKEFIREMDLAYAAADMVVSRAGALSVSELSLVGKPVVFIPSPNVAEDHQTKNAMAYVSKDAAIMLKDAEAVGKLKSVVDMILDDSVKVKSLGINMHKLAKPRAAEEIVEVLERILA
- a CDS encoding FtsW/RodA/SpoVE family cell cycle protein, with amino-acid sequence MQDVKLWFDRNLKGDPIIWGIVIILSVISIVVVYSATGSLAFKYTGGNTEKYLIDHSIMVLTGLLVMWVAHKIPYRTFGLIGKFLLVISIPLLFFTYVFGSTVNEANRWLTIPVINKAFQPSDIAKLALIATLASLLARNQKNISDFRNAFLPMMVVIGLVCGLIGLANMSTAVLLLTTCLLLLLIGRVPVKYIMMVVLVGSLFLTTSILIGQRGSTFFSRIENFVSGDELPFQAEQSFIAISTGGITGKGPGKSEQRNTLPHPYSDFIYAIIIEEYGLVGGATVLFLYMALLFRGMRIVASSTKPFGGLLSAGLSFALVLQAMVNMAVAVGLGPITGLPLPLLSMGGTSLVFTGLSLGIILSVSRGDHQDLMENATEGNRIRKGFQTA
- the murD gene encoding UDP-N-acetylmuramoyl-L-alanine--D-glutamate ligase, whose protein sequence is MKHMIAILGAGESGVGAALLAYQKGYAVWVSDLGSISEARKKVLTDTGIEFEEGKHSEKLILAADEIIKSPGIPETAPIVRKARAKGIPVIDELEFAFRFSKGKVIAITGTNGKTTTTLLTFHLLKKAGLDVGLAGNVGESWAGQLVKKDHAWWVLEVSSFQIDGFIEFKPRIAVLTNITPDHLDRYDYQLDNYISSKVSLFKNMNERDAAIFYGDDLNIQVGLGNINLQATTYQVSLEKAFERGGFFNGKEIQLLALGKKVRINPDDIILRGTHNLLNAMNASLAAILAGVDEEAIHSGLKDFKNAAHRMEHVATVLGISFVNDSKGTNVDATSYALGSYSEPLIWIAGGVDKGNDYSSLYPIIKGKVKMLICLGENNEKLKKAFWGIIPNIKETKSIGQAVAWGLEYGEEGDVILLSPACASFDLFKNYEDRGNQFKSAVQELKSSVI